Genomic window (Deltaproteobacteria bacterium):
ATGATACCGCGCCGTTCTTCCCAATAGGCGCCGACGCGATCGGCGTCTTCTGGAACCTTCAATCCATAACCGATGGGAAAAGTCGCGCCGGTGCGCTCGACCATTTCTTTGGCTTTATCGAGCGGGTCGACGGATAACGCGACGATATCGGTGGTCTCTTGTGTGAATTCTTCAAGATGCGCTTGATAGTCGGCAACCTGCCGAACGCAGTAGGGTCACCAGATGCCGCGATAATAAATGATGACCGAGTAGTCGCCTTTGAGATCGGCGGGGATGTCTAACGTCCGACCATCCGTGAGCGGCACGGTGAAGTTCGGGAAAAGATCGCCAGGATTTAATTGTTTTGCCACAATTTCATATGCCTTCCATGTGTGGAGTTTCGTAGGGGCGGGTTTCAAACCCGACCTTTCAATTCTCAGCCTGCCAAGCCTAAAAGCTTCGCGGCGTTGCCGCCCAACACTTTCTGTTTGTCGGCGTCGGAAATCTTCAGTTGCTTCACGGTATCCACGGCGCGCACGAGCGGGATCGGCACCGGCGGCGAGTCGCTGCCGAAGACCACTTGATCGATGCCTATGGTGTCGATAGCGCACTGCACCGCGGGCGGATGGTAGCAGACCGTGTCGAAGAATAGCTGCTTCATGTAACTCGCCGGCGGGCGGGTCATCACGTCCGGTTCCCAGGGGCCGAAGCTGTCGTCTTTTCTCAGTTCGTAACCGAAGCCGTAGCGGCCCGGCAGCATTGGGAGCGCGCCGCCGACGTGGGCGCAGACCATTTTCAACTTGGGAAATTTCTCGAAGCCGCCGGTGAAGATGAAGCGCGTCAACGACAACGTTGTGTCGAACGGCCGGCCGAGCATTTCCGGCAGGCGGAAGATCTCCATCTTCTCGTTGCCGATGGTGAACTTGGGCGGATGGATGAACAACGGCACGTTCAAATCGCTGACCATTTCAAAAAACGGCGCCGCCCGCGGCGAGTCGAGATATTCACCGTTGGTGCTGGAGTTGATCATAATGCCCTTGAGCTTGTACTCGCGAATCGCCTTCTCGGTTTCTTTAAGAATCTTGTCGTTGTCGTAGGGCACGGAGCAGGCCAGGCCGAGCAAACGTTTCGGATGCTTCGCCGTCAATTCCGCCGCATGGATGTTGAATTCTTGGACGACCTTCAATTGATCGTAGCCCTCCGGCGAACGAATCCAGTTGTTGCCGAAGACGGTGATGTCGACGCCGGCCTTGTCCTGTTCTTCGAACAAGCCAGGCAAGTTGAACATCGATTTCGGCGATTTGGGGTGAAACCAACTCTGTGGCACGAGATGGGCGTGGCAGTCGATGATCATGTGAATTTACCTTTCCGTCGGAGAACATTATGGGTGCGTTGCGCGGAAGTCAAATTACGATGAGCCAGGGCCGATGCCTCGGATATCTTCGAGTGGAGTTTCGTCGTTGTGAAATTAGCGCGCGGCGCGATACGCCAGGATGATTAAGAAGATGCCGAGGGCTATTAACGCATATCCGACTTTGTAAAGCGTTGCCCATCCGCGCGTCATTTTTTCTGGTCCCCACGAACTCCAGATGCCGCGGCGAAAAAGCCGCAACTTCGCCATCAGGACAGAACTGAAGCCGGACCACAGCAGAAATCGAACTGTGCCGGTGGGACTCATCAAATACTGAAGAGTTCCGATTGCGCAAACGACTACAAACAACGGCATTATTGCAGAATAGTCAGATGTCACGTAGACAATTCGTCCGCTCGGCTCCTTTTCATAGCTCCACCAAGACATGTGACCTCCGATTTTTGTCGGATGGGTGGAGGCGCGCGACGCCGATACCCATCGTTGTTGCTATGGCGCGATTGTAGACTGGATCGGTGCGCGACGGCAAATGAATGATGGGTATCGCGGAGTTTATTCTGAGCCATCGCCGAAGGGCTCCACCCATCCCACGAGTTAGGAATGACCAAGCCGTAGCGGGACTATCGATTCAACTCGACCAGCTTCATCAGCTCGGCGGCGTTGAGGTCGGATACGGCCCAGTAGCGTAGGCCGCCTCGATCCCAGTGGACGATGTTGTAGCCGTGGGTGCTCTGCGCTTTCGCTGGCGCGTCTTGGGCCGATGCGGCGGGCCAGATGAAGAGGTTGATCAGGTGCTGGTCGTGCCGGTACACGAGCGCGGCCACGGCGCGCTTGTCGACATAGTCGAGCCGTCCGCCGATGAGCGGGAAATCTTGCGGCGCGCCGTCGATGACTGGCGGCGCGAAGTCGACTTTGCTGTTGAACCAGGGCTTGACGGTGTGTTGGTCTGACGATGCGACGTCGGTCAAATGATCGACCATCAATGAGCGCACATGAGCGGCGATCACGTCGTCGACTAAATTTTTCTCGCTAGAACGCCCGGTGAAAACAAGTGAGAGACTTACGGCGACGATCGCCACAGACGCGAGGGCGGCGCCGAAATTGAGCCACGATAAAGATATTTCTTTGCGCGCCGGCCGCGCTTCGACGGCGCCGGGAAGATTGGCGAGAATACGGCCGCGCAAGTGATTCGGCGCGGAATGGTAGGTGGCCGATTGCTTGACGGCGATTTGCGCGGCGAGGGCGAGTTGATGGGCGTCGGCGCAGTCGGCGCAGCTTTTTAAGTGGTTGGTAATCTCCGCTGAGCGGTGCAGGTCCAGCTCGTTGTCGAGGTAGGACGAGAGCAGCGGTCGCGCTTCGGTGCAGTTCATGTTACGGCCTCCTTTCCATGCGCTGGAAAATCTCCAGTAGTTGTTTGCGCGCGCGGGCCAAGCGCGACATGACGGTGCCGATGGGGATGTCGACGATGACGGCGATTTCTTTATAGGTTAAATCTTCCAGCTCGCGCAGCACCAACACTTCGGGAAACTCCAGCGGCAATTGTTCCACCGCTTTGTTTACCCATTCCTTTTCGGCGTTACGCAGTAGCGCCGCTTCGGGATTGTTCCGGGCAAAATCCAGCGCCATCGGCGCACCGTCCCATTCCAGATTATCGGCCTCGTCATCGAACGCGGCGCGGCAACCTTCTCCCTGTTTCTGGCGCAATGCCGTGTAGCAAGTGTTGCGCACGATGGTCAGCAGCCAGGCGCGACCGTTGTCGCCGCGAAAGCTGGCAAAAAATTTAAACGCACGCAGATAAGCCTCTTGCACCAAATCGTCGGCGTCGGCGGATTGGCGCGTCAGCCAGCGGGCGAGGTTGTAAGCAGCGTCGAGGTGGGGCAGGACCAGCGCCTCGAACCGCCGCAGCTTAAGCGCGTCGGTATCCTCGGTTAAATTTTTGTTACGCCACATTGTGGGAGTACCGCTTTCGCGCCGACTTTATTCCCTGTGCAACAAAAACACCAATGGCGGGAATATTTCGCCGCCCGATGCGGTCTTGCATGGATGAAAGTATTTTCAAAGGGGGAATCGATCCATGGACAGAAGAGATTTTTTAAAATTGGCGGGCATCGGCGGGGCGGTATTTGCGTCGGGGCTCAGCGGTTGCGCGACGGCGGTTAACGGACCGGGGGGAGCGGTGGCGCAGTCGGAGGATTTTTTTTTCTTGCAGTTGTCCGATACCCACTGGGGCTTTACAGGGCCGGCGGCGAATCCCGACGACGCGGTCACGTTGAAAAAGACGGTTGAGACGATCAACAGTTTAGATGTTGCGCCTGACTTCATCGTTTTCACCGGCGACTTGACCCATACCACTGACGACGGCAAAGAGCGGCGCAGCCGTTTGGACGGCTTCCGTGACATCGTCGGCAAATTGAAAGTCAACACGCGGCGCTTCATGCCCGGAGAGCATGATGCTTCTCTCGACCGCGGCGAAGCCTATCAAGAATTTTTTGGCGCGCCGAACTACACTTTCGATCACAAAGGCGTTCACTTCATCGTTCTCGACAACGTGTCCGACCCGGCCGGCGCCATCGGTGACAAACAATTGGAGTGGCTCGGCAACGATTTGAAGCGGCTCGACAAAGACGCGCGCATCGTGGTGCTGACCCATCGGCCGCTGTTCGATCTCTATCCGCAGTGGGATTGGGCGACCCGCGACGGCGCCAAGGCGGTTTCCTTGTTACTGCCGTACCGTAACGTGACGGTCTTCTACGGCCACATCCATCATGAACATCACTTCATGACCGCGCATATTCCGCATCATTCCGCCAAGTCGTTGATCTTTGCGCTGCCGGCGCCCGGCTCGGTGCCCAAGCGCGTGCCAGTTTTGTGGAACGATGGGACACCTTACAAAGGTCTCGGTTTTAGGCAGGTTACGGCGCGGACGAAAAGTTTGGACTGCGCGATCAGCGAGTTGTCCGTGGTGAAAGGTTAAGGCGATGAAATCGATTAAAACAAATTTATTTGTGCTGGCGATCATTCTTAGTGCCGGCGGTGGACTTTGGCTGAGCGTCAATTGGGTGCGTGCCCAGGCGAGCGAGCAGGTGATTCAGATCACGGCGAAAAAATTCGAGTTCTCGATGCCCGAGATCGTGCTCAAGAAAGGCGTGCCGGTGATTATTGAAGTAAGGTCGGAAGATGTCGTGCACGGCTTCAATATTCCCGACTTCGGCGTGCGCGAGGATGTCGTGCCGGGGCGGGTGACGCGGGTGCGCGTGTTGCCGGATAAAAGTGGCACCTTCACTTTTCGTTGCGATCATTTTTGCGGCAGCTTTCACGAAGAGATGGAAGGGACGCTGATCGTCACAGATTGATTGCTGTCTCGTCATTTGACGACTTAGCAGGTCGATGAAAGCCCTCTCGGAGTCCTTCGACCGGGCTCAGGACGAACGGAGAGGTATTGATAACACTGATGATGCTCCGTTCACGCTGAGGCTCTCGAAGCATTCCGAAATGTTTTCAGCGGCCGGCTTAAGTCGAAGTCAGTTTGAGCCCGATGATACCGGCGACGATCAGACCCATGCAGGCGAGCCTCGGCAGCGCGGCGGACTCGGCGAATAGCGCGATGCCGAGGATCGCCGTGCCGGTGGCGCCGATGCCGGTCCAGACGGCGTAGCCGGTGCCGAGCGGGATCGTCTTAATCGCTTGGGCGAGACAGTAGAAACTCGCCAAGCCGCTGAGGATGGTGACGGCGCCCCAATAAATGTTGGTCAGTCCGTCGGTATAGCGCAAGCTGACGGCCCAAAGGATTTCTAAAAAGCCGGCGAAGATCAATAATGCCCATGCCATAGGAATCTCCTAACGTTAAACTTGCTTGTGTCGATAGCTGTCGATGGCGAGAAACAAAGCGCCAAAAGTGATCGCCATGTCGGCGATATTAAAAATGCCGGTGCGCAGCGGGCCGATGCCGACGTTCAAAAAATCGATCACCCGGCCGTCGTAGGCGACGCGGTCGATCAAATTGCTGATGCCGCCGGCGAAAACCAAAGTCAGACAAACCAGCGCGGTGCTGGGAAGCGACTGAGTGAAGAGTAAATATATGCCCAGCCCCAACAAAAAAAATCCCACCAGCACGGTGAAAACCAGATGACGCCAAGGATCGGGCAGCGAGGCGCCGAGACTCAAAAACGCGCCGCTGTTTTCGGCGTACTGCAAACGAAACGCGTCGCCGGCGAATGAGATCAGCGCGCCGGGCGCCAAATATTGCTTAGCGATCGCTTTGGTGGCCTGGTCGCAAACGACGCTGACGATGGCAATGAGCGACACAGTTAGGATTCTCGGCAAACGATTCATCTCCTGTCTTTGGTAACGTTTCTAGCTTCATGTTACAAACAGCGCCATGACTCGTTCGAAGCAACAATTGGCCAGACTGATTGGCGGCGCCCTGGGTGAGATCAAAGCGGATCTGATTATTCTCGGCGGCACCCTCGTCAACGTTTATTCCGGCGAACTGCTCGACGGTCTGGAGATCGCGATCGTCGACGGGCGCATCTGCTACGTCGGCCCGAGCGCCGGACACACGCGTAGCGCGGCGACTGAGTTGCTCGATGCCAGCGGCTGCTTTGTTTCGCCAGGATTCATCGACGGCCACACCCACATCGGCCACTACGCTCGGCCCTATGAAAATCTGCAATCGTTTTTGCCCCACGGCACGACGGCGTTGGTGGCGTCCTGCGATGAGTTGGCGACGGTGTTTGGCTTGCGCGGTGTGAAACTATTTTTAGACGAAGTCGAAAAACATCCGCTGCGAGTTTACACGCTGGTATCGATGGTGGCGCCGCAGGATCCGCTCTTGTGCAGCACCGCGACTTTCACCGACAAGGAAATCGCCGAGGCGCTCGACGATCCGCGCGTGCTCGGCATGGGCGAGATCGTTTCCTGGCTGCGCTTGCTTCAATGCGACGACGAAATTCTTTCGCGCTTGGAAATCGCTAGTCGACGCGGCCAGATCGTCCACGGCCACACCGCCGGGGCGCGGGATCGAAAACTTTGCGCCGTTGCCGCCGCCGGGATTTCCTCCTGTCATGAGCCGATCCGTTTCGAAGATGCTTTGGAACGGCTCAGGCTCGGCTATTGGACCATGTTGCGCGAAGGATCGCTGCGCCAGGATTTGGCCGAGACCTTGCCGCAGTTGATTTCTGCCGGCGTAAACTTAAATCGCTTGATTCTGGTCACTGACAGCATGAGCGCCGACGATATTGCCGAGCGCGGCCATATGGACAACGTGGTGCGCCGGGCGATTTCACTCGGGCTGACACCATTGCAGGCGATTCAATCGGTGACGCTCAACGCCGCGACTTATTCTGGACTGGAACAAGAGATTGGCGGCATAGCGCCGGGCCGCTTCGCCGATATAGTTCTGCTCGACGATCTCGAACAGTGTCACGTGCGCAAAGTCTTGATCGGCGGCAAAGTGGTTGCGGCAAAAGGTGTGTCGACGGTTCCATCCGCGCCCATTGCGCTGCCGGTGGAACTTAGCGGTCCGCTGAAGCTGAGCATAGATATCACCCCGGAGGTTTTCAAAATTCCCGCGCCGAGCGCCGCGCCAAAAGTGCGGGTGATGGAACTGGTCAATCAAACGATTACCGCCGAGCGGCTGATCGAGTTCAACGCGCCGTCGGGTTTCGTCGAAGCGAATTTATACGACGACCTGTTGAAAGTGGCGATGTTCGATCGCCATGGGCGGACGAAGCAAGTGGCCTTCGGTTTTCTCAAAGGCTTCGGCGCGAAAGTCGGCGCGGTGGGTTTGACGACCAATTTGGACGAGAACACGTTGATGGTCGTCGGCGGCAACGATGGCGATATGGCGCTGTGCGCCAACATATTGCTCGAAGCCGGTGGCGGCATGGCGATCGTCGATGGCGGCCAACTGTTGGAGAAACTCGAATTTCCCTTTGGCGGGATTTTCTCCCTGCTGCC
Coding sequences:
- a CDS encoding amidohydrolase — protein: MIIDCHAHLVPQSWFHPKSPKSMFNLPGLFEEQDKAGVDITVFGNNWIRSPEGYDQLKVVQEFNIHAAELTAKHPKRLLGLACSVPYDNDKILKETEKAIREYKLKGIMINSSTNGEYLDSPRAAPFFEMVSDLNVPLFIHPPKFTIGNEKMEIFRLPEMLGRPFDTTLSLTRFIFTGGFEKFPKLKMVCAHVGGALPMLPGRYGFGYELRKDDSFGPWEPDVMTRPPASYMKQLFFDTVCYHPPAVQCAIDTIGIDQVVFGSDSPPVPIPLVRAVDTVKQLKISDADKQKVLGGNAAKLLGLAG
- the lspA gene encoding signal peptidase II produces the protein MNRLPRILTVSLIAIVSVVCDQATKAIAKQYLAPGALISFAGDAFRLQYAENSGAFLSLGASLPDPWRHLVFTVLVGFFLLGLGIYLLFTQSLPSTALVCLTLVFAGGISNLIDRVAYDGRVIDFLNVGIGPLRTGIFNIADMAITFGALFLAIDSYRHKQV
- a CDS encoding cytochrome c oxidase subunit II, which gives rise to MKSIKTNLFVLAIILSAGGGLWLSVNWVRAQASEQVIQITAKKFEFSMPEIVLKKGVPVIIEVRSEDVVHGFNIPDFGVREDVVPGRVTRVRVLPDKSGTFTFRCDHFCGSFHEEMEGTLIVTD
- a CDS encoding twin-arginine translocation signal domain-containing protein; amino-acid sequence: MDRRDFLKLAGIGGAVFASGLSGCATAVNGPGGAVAQSEDFFFLQLSDTHWGFTGPAANPDDAVTLKKTVETINSLDVAPDFIVFTGDLTHTTDDGKERRSRLDGFRDIVGKLKVNTRRFMPGEHDASLDRGEAYQEFFGAPNYTFDHKGVHFIVLDNVSDPAGAIGDKQLEWLGNDLKRLDKDARIVVLTHRPLFDLYPQWDWATRDGAKAVSLLLPYRNVTVFYGHIHHEHHFMTAHIPHHSAKSLIFALPAPGSVPKRVPVLWNDGTPYKGLGFRQVTARTKSLDCAISELSVVKG
- a CDS encoding multidrug efflux SMR transporter, with product MAWALLIFAGFLEILWAVSLRYTDGLTNIYWGAVTILSGLASFYCLAQAIKTIPLGTGYAVWTGIGATGTAILGIALFAESAALPRLACMGLIVAGIIGLKLTST
- a CDS encoding adenine deaminase — translated: MTRSKQQLARLIGGALGEIKADLIILGGTLVNVYSGELLDGLEIAIVDGRICYVGPSAGHTRSAATELLDASGCFVSPGFIDGHTHIGHYARPYENLQSFLPHGTTALVASCDELATVFGLRGVKLFLDEVEKHPLRVYTLVSMVAPQDPLLCSTATFTDKEIAEALDDPRVLGMGEIVSWLRLLQCDDEILSRLEIASRRGQIVHGHTAGARDRKLCAVAAAGISSCHEPIRFEDALERLRLGYWTMLREGSLRQDLAETLPQLISAGVNLNRLILVTDSMSADDIAERGHMDNVVRRAISLGLTPLQAIQSVTLNAATYSGLEQEIGGIAPGRFADIVLLDDLEQCHVRKVLIGGKVVAAKGVSTVPSAPIALPVELSGPLKLSIDITPEVFKIPAPSAAPKVRVMELVNQTITAERLIEFNAPSGFVEANLYDDLLKVAMFDRHGRTKQVAFGFLKGFGAKVGAVGLTTNLDENTLMVVGGNDGDMALCANILLEAGGGMAIVDGGQLLEKLEFPFGGIFSLLPWQVVGQGLRRVQTRLKEMGSPFDKPIFALNFLPFVTLPALRITARGLVDAKERRIVSLFAD
- a CDS encoding sigma-70 family RNA polymerase sigma factor; its protein translation is MWRNKNLTEDTDALKLRRFEALVLPHLDAAYNLARWLTRQSADADDLVQEAYLRAFKFFASFRGDNGRAWLLTIVRNTCYTALRQKQGEGCRAAFDDEADNLEWDGAPMALDFARNNPEAALLRNAEKEWVNKAVEQLPLEFPEVLVLRELEDLTYKEIAVIVDIPIGTVMSRLARARKQLLEIFQRMERRP
- a CDS encoding anti-sigma factor, which encodes MNCTEARPLLSSYLDNELDLHRSAEITNHLKSCADCADAHQLALAAQIAVKQSATYHSAPNHLRGRILANLPGAVEARPARKEISLSWLNFGAALASVAIVAVSLSLVFTGRSSEKNLVDDVIAAHVRSLMVDHLTDVASSDQHTVKPWFNSKVDFAPPVIDGAPQDFPLIGGRLDYVDKRAVAALVYRHDQHLINLFIWPAASAQDAPAKAQSTHGYNIVHWDRGGLRYWAVSDLNAAELMKLVELNR